The DNA sequence ATCGTCGACCGTGCCCAGGTGGTTCGGCACCGGCAGGCTGGCGTCGAGGGTGGTCGGCCCGAAGAACACGGTCTTGTTCGGGTCGACGGAGCGAATGGCGGCGTCGATCTGGTTGTAGAACGGGGTCAGCTGCTGGGAGTCGAAGTAGGGGTTGCCCAACAGGCTGCCCAACCAGTGCGAGCCGGCCCACGGCTCGTTGATGATCTCGTAGCCGGCCACGTTCGCGTCACCCTTGAAGTAGTTGGCGACGGCCTGCCACGTCTGCGCGTAGTGGTTCTGCAGGCCGATCTCATCGGATGCCTTAGTGTTGGCCCAGAACGCATCCCAGGCGTGGTTCTGCGCCGGGCTGACGAAGTAGCTGCCCGGGAAGCCCGCGTCCACGTTGGGTAGCCCGCCGGTGAAGACAGCCCAGTCTGGCGCACCGTCGCCGCCCAGACTGCCGCTGTAGAGGTCTTGGTGCATGTCGAGGATGGCGACGATGTTGTGGTTGGCCAGGATCTGCACCGTCTGTTGGATGGAGGCCAGGTAGTTGTAGTCGATGACGCCGGGCTGGGGTTCGACGCCGGCCCAGATGACCCCGAGGCGGACCGCGTTGAAGCCGTTGGCGGCCAGGAATGCGGCGTCGTCGTCGCTGAACCCGCCGGCGGACGGCTCGTAAGGTGCGATCTTGTAGACCTGGTTGAGTCCGTGCCACATGACGACTTGTCCGTCGCTGTTGGTGAGCCAGCCGTTGGAGACCTCGACCGGTGCGGTGACGGTTCCGGTGATGCCGCCGGGCAGGGTGCCGTAGTGCCCGGCCGCGCCGTGGGTTCCGGCCCACAGGCCGGCTACCCCGCCGACACCGCCGAGGGCGGGCAGTCCGCTGGCGGTGGCGCCGTCGCCAGCGTCGCCGCCGTGGCCGCCGTTGCCCAGCAACCAGGCGGCGGCTCCGCCGTCGCCGCCGACGGCACCAGCCCCGCCGTCGCCACCGGCGCCGCCGTTGCCGAAGAGCCCAACCGCCGAGCCGCCGTGGCCGCCGGCGACGCCGTCGGTGGTGCTGTTCCAGCCGGCGCCGCCGTCGCCGAAGAGCCAGCCGCCGTTTTCGCCGTCGGGGTGGTCTTCGGTGCCGTTGGCGCCGTCGCCGATGACCGTGGAGCCGAACAAGTGGTTGATGGCGCCGTTGACCTGGATGCCCAGGTCGCTGTCGATCCATTTCTCGGCGAGGTCGTGCAGGCCGGTGTAGAAGTCGAAGGCCAGCGCGGGGCTGGGCTCGGCCAGTGCGGCAAAGGCGGCGTCCCAGTGGCCGGCGGACAAGAAGGTGTCCCACGCGGTCGCGTCGAACAGGGCGTCACCGTCCAGGGTGCCTTG is a window from the Mycobacterium sp. SVM_VP21 genome containing:
- a CDS encoding cellulase family glycosylhydrolase, with amino-acid sequence MSRHRSKVVGSKVVGIAAFLAVTSAGTPLTPAAHADLDDMMDVLFTPFVTTQGTLDGDALFDATAWDTFLSAGHWDAAFAALAEPSPALAFDFYTGLHDLAEKWIDSDLGIQVNGAINHLFGSTVIGDGANGTEDHPDGENGGWLFGDGGAGWNSTTDGVAGGHGGSAVGLFGNGGAGGDGGAGAVGGDGGAAAWLLGNGGHGGDAGDGATASGLPALGGVGGVAGLWAGTHGAAGHYGTLPGGITGTVTAPVEVSNGWLTNSDGQVVMWHGLNQVYKIAPYEPSAGGFSDDDAAFLAANGFNAVRLGVIWAGVEPQPGVIDYNYLASIQQTVQILANHNIVAILDMHQDLYSGSLGGDGAPDWAVFTGGLPNVDAGFPGSYFVSPAQNHAWDAFWANTKASDEIGLQNHYAQTWQAVANYFKGDANVAGYEIINEPWAGSHWLGSLLGNPYFDSQQLTPFYNQIDAAIRSVDPNKTVFFGPTTLDASLPVPNHLGTVDDPNTAFSFHHYCMVNALFSTLSFGCDWNADVVLGYAMDYAHEHNIPALLSEFGATNNIPTITAGMNSANQHLIGWTEWAYTGNDITSTSPNDQALVYDLTKPPVGDNVNWDKLDALSQPYPQAISGTPTSWSFSGGVFSFSYSTDQADGNGTFAAGSQTTISVPTSQYPDGYTVNVTGGHVTSGPNAPVLTIASDSGASTIKVTVTAA